In a genomic window of Candidatus Thermoplasmatota archaeon:
- a CDS encoding ISNCY family transposase — protein sequence RRFGGLVRQKREDRREIALFSTAFFHNIFITRIRPD from the coding sequence AGACGTTTTGGCGGTCTGGTGAGACAGAAACGAGAAGATCGACGAGAAATAGCATTATTTTCTACCGCATTCTTTCACAATATTTTTATCACAAGAATACGCCCGGATTAA